The following proteins are encoded in a genomic region of Populus trichocarpa isolate Nisqually-1 chromosome 13, P.trichocarpa_v4.1, whole genome shotgun sequence:
- the LOC7473897 gene encoding uncharacterized protein At1g24485, producing the protein MASCLVFLLLAFFAFSANADVFFDCGASDTYTDGNSIEWMGDGDMFQDSQAEVVQSSKTMSPVMSTLTVFTTRKKNCYSFSENKGNPLLVRASFFYGNYDKKSSPPSFDMHIDGNDWVTVKTSLDQLVNYEVVYVSKGDTTSICLAQTQPNQFPFISALEVRNLDSKMYNYLDPNYALFLRSRVAYGAKETVRLPDDAYDRIWVPATVDSGITSVASDAITIDVVNAPDNPPQAVLQNAITISSTSDSISINPGFPDQEVSIYMNLYFSEVTQLDTTQNRSFKAYIDKKPVSDPIIPPYGEVTETFINFTASSNTSFSLAANPDSTLPPLVNAMEVFYISDRLTDGTNSKDVEGLSELQKVFSDALHEWSGDPCLPSPYTWEWISCSNDTIPRITALDLSNFDLSGELPDFSSMDALVTINLQNSSINGLIPDFLGSLPNLKELNLADNYFSGTIPPSISTNKKLKLVVSGNPNLCVSGQSCQPTSTDGTTSSSIPSGRRKKSNKLPVILGTTIPIFVIFWAIVGFIVHHKRKTAAIIAITTGQTGGAKRRSGANNMRFEAVINEINVNIQDQTTTENDNQSDPQK; encoded by the exons ATGGCTAGCTGCCTTGTGTTCCTCCTCTTAGCCTTCTTTGCTTTTTCAGCAAATGCAGATg ttttctttgATTGTGGAGCATCCGATACTTACACGGACGGAAATTCGATAGAATGGATGGGAGATGGCGACATGTTCCAGGACAGCCAGGCTGAAGTGGTGCAGTCTAGCAAGACAATGTCACCTGTAATGAGCACTCTTACGGTGTTCACAACTCGGAAAAAGAATTGTTACTCTTTCTCTGAGAACAAGGGCAATCCACTTCTTGTTCGTGCCAGCTTCTTCTATGGAAACTATGACAAAAAATCATCTCCTCCATCTTTCGATATGCATATTGATGGAAACGACTGGGTCACGGTCAAGACCTCACTTGATCAGCTTGTAAATTATGAAGTAGTCTATGTTTCCAAAGGCGATACAACCAGCATCTGTCTTGCCCAAACACAGCCTAACCAGTTTCCATTTATATCAGCACTTGAGGTTAGGAACTTGGATTCAAAAATGTATAACTATCTTGATCCGAACTATGCACTGTTTTTAAGGTCAAGGGTTGCTTATGGTGCTAAGGAAACAGTAAG GCTCCCGGATGATGCTTATGATCGCATTTGGGTTCCAGCAACAGTTGATAGCGGGATAACTTCGGTCGCAAGCGATGCAATAACCATTGATGTTGTTAATGCACCGGATAATCCTCCACAAGCAGTCTTGCAGAATGCTATTACAATCTCAAGCACGTCAGATTCTATCAGTATAAATCCTGGTTTTCCAGATCAAGAAGTTTCAATATACATGAACTTGTATTTCTCTGAAGTGACCCAGCTCGATACCACCCAAAACAGGTCCTTTAAGGCTTACATCGATAAAAAGCCCGTATCAGATCCCATTATCCCACCTTATGGAGAAGTGACAGAAACGTTTATTAACTTCACAGCTTCTTCAAACACCTCGTTTTCGTTGGCTGCCAACCCTGATTCTACACTTCCTCCACTTGTCAATGCCATGGAAGTCTTTTATATTAGCGACCGCCTAACAGATGGAACCAATAGCAAAGATG TGGAAGGCTTAAGTGAACTCCAAAAAGTATTCAGTGATGCATTACATGAATGGTCTGGTGATCCATGTCTTCCTTCTCCATACACATGGGAATGGATTAGTTGTAGCAATGATACCATACCTCGCATAACGGCATT GGACCTTAGCAACTTTGATCTTTCAGGGGAACTTCCGGATTTTAGCTCCATGGATGCCCTTGTGACAAT CAATTTGCAGAATAGCAGCATAAACGGACTTATTCCAGATTTCCTTGGCTCCTTACCTAACCTCAAAGAACT GAACTTGGCAGATAATTACTTCAGTGGAACAATTCCTCCATCAATATCAACGAATAAGAAGCTGAAATTAGT GGTATCAGGCAATCCAAACTTGTGTGTCTCCGGCCAGTCCTGTCAGCCAACTAGTACTGATGGTACTACCAGTTCATCAATTCCTTCAGGTCGCAGAAAAAAGAGTAACAAGCTTCCAGTGATACTTGGAACCACAATTCCAATCTTCGTAATTTTCTGGGCTATTGTGGGATTTATTGTGCACCACAAGAGAAAAACAGCAGCCATAATCGCAATCACCACAG GACAAACTGGCGGTGCCAAAAGGCGTAGTGGTGCCAACAACATGAGATTTGAAGCGGTGATTAATGAGATCAATGTTAACATCCAAGACCAAACAACGACAGAGAATGACAATCAATCCGATCCACAGAAATGA
- the LOC7473898 gene encoding cationic amino acid transporter 1, producing MGGVQADRGEGIKKRGCSCTKDDFLPEESFRSWTNYVHAIRQTPVRFSDRLLTRSLDSTELNEIKSRSEHDMKKNLTWWDLMWFGVGAVVGAGIFVLTGLEARENTGPAVVLSYVVSGVSAMLSVFCYTEFAVEIPVAGGSFAYLRVELGDFMAFIAAGNILLEYVIGGAAVARSWTSYFATLCNHQPDDFRIIAHSLPDDYGHLDPIAVVVSSLICVLAVLSTKGSSRFNYITSIMHVAVIVFIIIAGLTKADRGNYKPFMPYDVRGIFVGSAVLFFAYVGFDAVSTMAEETENPARDIPIGLLGSMTIVTVAYCLLAATLCLMVPYKQLDGEAAFSSAFDYVGLHWAKYIVALCALAGMTTALLVSAVGQARYLTHIARTHMMPPWLAHVNAKTGTPVNATVIMLGATAIVAFFTKLNILSNLLSISTLFIFTLVAVALLGRRYYVSGVTTPVNHIKFILCIATILGSSTATSIIWGLGGDGWVGYVITVPIWFLGTLALKVLVPQARDPKLWGVPLVPWLPSASIFINIFLLGSIDKASFERFGVWTGILLIYYFLFGLHASYDTAKESGENKAADGWKKMEEGVVSSQVEPESLNANSAN from the exons ATGGGAGGAGTACAAGCAGACAGAGGTGAAGGAATCAAGAAGCGAGGATGCTCTTGCACAAAAGATGATTTTCTCCCCGAGGAGTCTTTCCGAAGCTGGACAAATTATGTCCACGCAATCAGGCAAACTCCTGTGCGGTTTAGCGACAGGCTCCTGACTAGATCCCTGGACTCCACTGAGCTCAACGAGATCAAGTCCCGGAGTGAGCATGATATGAAGAAGAACCTTACTTGGTGGGACCTTATGTGGTTTGGTGTCGGCGCAGTGGTTGGCGCCGGCATCTTCGTGCTCACGGGACTGGAAGCACGTGAAAACACCGGCCCTGCTGTAGTATTGTCTTACGTTGTTTCGGGTGTTTCAGCCATGCTTTCTGTTTTCTGTTACACAGAATTTGCTGTGGAAATTCCTGTTGCAG GTGGTTCATTTGCTTACCTGAGGGTAGAGTTAGGTGATTTCATGGCCTTCATTGCCGCTGGGAACATCCTTCTGGAGTATGTTATTGGTGGTGCTGCTGTGGCCCGGTCATGGACATCCTACTTTGCCACCCTCTGCAACCACCAACCTGATGATTTCCGCATTATAGCCCACAGCCTTCCTGATGACTATGGCCACCTTGATCCTATTGCTGTTGTTGTTTCTTCTCTCATTTGCGTTCTTGCAGTGCTTAGCACCAAAGGCTCATCGCGCTTTAATTACATTACTTCAATTATGCACGTTGCAGTGATTGTCTTCATCATTATTGCTGGCCTTACTAAAGCAGATAGAGGAAACTATAAACCATTTATGCCATATGATGTCCGTGGTATTTTTGTTGGTTCGGCTGTGCTTTTCTTTGCTTATGTTGGATTTGATGCTGTTTCCACAATGGCTGAAGAAACTGAAAATCCTGCTCGAGACATCCCTATTGGACTTCTGGGCTCAATGACAATAGTTACAGTGGCATATTGTTTGCTAGCAGCAACACTGTGCCTAATGGTGCCATACAAGCAGCTCGATGGAGAGGCTGCATTTTCTTCTGCATTTGACTATGTTGGTTTACACTGGGCAAAGTACATTGTCGCTTTATGTGCATTGGCAGGCATGACCACGGCTTTGCTCGTTTCAGCTGTCGGTCAGGCTCGGTATCTCACACACATTGCACGAACTCACATGATGCCCCCGTGGTTAGCTCATGTCAACGCAAAGACGGGGACACCAGTAAATGCCACTGTTATTATGCTCGGCGCAACAGCCATCGTTGCCTTTTTCACAAAGCTTAACATTTTGTCCAACCTTCTTTCCATCTCCACATTATTTATCTTCACACTTGTGGCCGTGGCACTTCTCGGGCGTCGCTACTATGTCAGCGGCGTCACTACACCAGTCAATCATATAAAGTTCATTCTGTGCATTGCGACTATTCTTGGCTCTTCAACTGCTACCAGTATCATTTGGGGACTGGGTGGAGATGGTTGGGTTGGGTATGTGATTACCGTACCAATTTGGTTCTTGGGTACTCTAGCACTCAAGGTTCTTGTTCCACAAGCAAGGGATCCTAAATTATGGGGAGTCCCATTGGTGCCATGGTTGCCATCTGcttccatttttattaacatttttcttttgggATCAATAGATAAGGCATCATTTGAGAGATTTGGTGTGTGGACtggtattttattgatttactaTTTCCTATTTGGATTGCACGCCTCCTATGACACTGCGAAGGAATCTGGGGAGAATAAGGCTGCTGATGGCTGGAAGAAGATGGAAGAAGGTGTTGTGTCATCACAAGTTGAACCAGAGAGTCTAAATGCTAACAGTGCCAATTGA